In the Pseudolabrys taiwanensis genome, one interval contains:
- a CDS encoding SURF1 family protein → MSSDGRVSRGLFLFLTVAAAVGFTALGVWQLERRVWKLDLIHSVENRIHGVAEPVPGRTSWPSINQADDAYRHVYVDGRFLHDRETLVQAVTENGPGFWVLTPLQTKDGETILVNRGFVSPERRSRSARAEGLSKGDVRVTGLLRISEPGGGFLRSNDPDADRWYSRDVAAIAGARHLPDAAPFFVDADATPNAGGWPVGGLTVVAFHNNHLVYAFTWFALALMAAGAALRLLRGVWLREEERVNSRLPGLIRRQFGKRPAAASRHSRC, encoded by the coding sequence GTGAGCTCTGACGGGAGAGTATCCCGGGGGCTATTTCTATTTCTGACCGTGGCGGCGGCTGTCGGCTTTACCGCGCTGGGTGTCTGGCAACTCGAGCGGCGGGTCTGGAAGCTGGACCTGATACACAGCGTCGAGAACCGCATTCACGGGGTGGCGGAACCTGTCCCGGGGCGCACGTCGTGGCCGTCGATCAATCAAGCGGACGATGCGTACCGTCACGTCTATGTGGATGGGCGTTTTTTGCACGACCGCGAAACGCTGGTTCAGGCGGTAACGGAAAATGGGCCCGGTTTCTGGGTTTTGACTCCGCTGCAAACCAAAGACGGAGAGACGATTCTCGTCAATCGCGGCTTCGTCTCGCCTGAACGGCGGAGCCGCTCCGCGCGCGCGGAAGGTCTTTCAAAGGGCGACGTGCGGGTAACCGGGCTGCTGCGCATCAGCGAGCCGGGCGGCGGGTTTCTGCGAAGCAACGATCCGGATGCGGATCGATGGTACTCGCGGGACGTCGCGGCGATAGCCGGTGCGCGGCATCTGCCGGATGCGGCGCCGTTTTTTGTCGACGCCGACGCAACGCCCAATGCCGGTGGCTGGCCGGTCGGCGGGCTGACGGTTGTCGCTTTTCATAACAATCATCTCGTTTATGCATTCACGTGGTTTGCGCTGGCGCTGATGGCCGCGGGCGCGGCTCTGCGGCTCCTGCGCGGAGTTTGGTTACGGGAGGAGGAGCGCGTAAACTCGCGGTTGCCTGGCCTTATCAGGCGGCAGTTCGGAAAGCGGCCGGCGGCTGCTTCGAGGCACTCGCGATGTTAG
- the cyoD gene encoding cytochrome o ubiquinol oxidase subunit IV, translating into MSANAGMHHGGHEAPEGHATLRGYVTGFALSVILTAIPFWLVMDNVLGNKQAAAVVIMVFAAAQVVVHMIYFLHMNSRAEQGWTMLALIFTIVMVVIALSGSLWVMYHLNANMMPVHDMRSMP; encoded by the coding sequence ATGAGCGCAAACGCCGGAATGCATCACGGGGGTCATGAGGCGCCCGAGGGGCACGCGACCTTGCGCGGTTATGTGACTGGGTTCGCGCTTTCGGTCATCCTCACGGCTATCCCTTTCTGGCTGGTGATGGACAATGTGCTGGGCAACAAGCAGGCGGCCGCGGTTGTCATCATGGTGTTCGCCGCCGCCCAGGTCGTCGTCCACATGATCTATTTCCTGCATATGAACAGCCGAGCCGAACAGGGATGGACCATGCTGGCGCTGATCTTCACGATCGTCATGGTCGTTATCGCCCTGAGCGGCTCGCTTTGGGTGATGTATCACCTCAACGCCAACATGATGCCCGTTCACGATATGAGAAGCATGCCGTGA
- a CDS encoding ATP-binding protein, which produces MLESIWPQNRNQNASAEDAPYLWTTADSQQAWGSPEPRDVTNRKNMALLIQLRWTAVMGQIVTIGFVQLWLGIKLPLAAMAAVIAALVTLNVVSMIWTRRRKEITSHDLLLALMLDVAALTAQLYLSGGAKNPFTSLYLLQITLGAVLLDARSIWSLVVLTTASLVGLTVAHRPLLLPQQGIGDDFSLYITGMCIGFLLNAVLLVVFVTRINRNLRDRDARLAAMRQRAAEESHIVRMGLLASGAAHELGTPLSSISVLLSDWRRMPELASHPDLIEDIAEMESSLKRCKAIVTGILVSAGEARGEGSAATTVHKFVNGLAEEWSSTRSKNTLHIKNEFGADLAIVSDAALKQVVFNVLDNALEASPGWIELAAGRSGDALVLAISDVGPGFSSETLAQLGKPYNSSKGRPGGGLGLFLVVNVIRKLGGKVSAENRADGGARVTLTLPLATLAIGGGDAG; this is translated from the coding sequence ATGTTAGAGTCGATATGGCCCCAAAATCGCAATCAAAACGCATCAGCCGAAGATGCGCCGTACCTGTGGACCACGGCGGACAGCCAGCAGGCATGGGGCTCGCCCGAACCCCGGGATGTGACCAATCGGAAGAATATGGCGCTCCTGATCCAGCTTCGCTGGACCGCGGTGATGGGCCAGATTGTTACGATCGGATTTGTTCAGCTGTGGCTGGGCATCAAGTTGCCTCTCGCGGCAATGGCGGCGGTGATTGCGGCTCTGGTCACGCTCAACGTCGTGAGCATGATTTGGACACGCCGACGCAAGGAGATCACCAGCCATGATTTGCTCCTCGCTCTCATGCTTGATGTCGCGGCGCTGACCGCTCAGCTTTATCTCAGCGGTGGAGCAAAGAATCCCTTCACGTCGCTTTATCTCCTGCAGATCACGCTCGGTGCGGTCCTGCTCGATGCCCGGTCGATCTGGTCGTTGGTTGTACTAACAACGGCCTCGCTTGTAGGGCTCACTGTCGCACATCGACCATTGCTGTTACCGCAGCAGGGCATTGGCGACGATTTTAGTCTCTACATCACGGGCATGTGTATCGGCTTCCTGCTCAACGCCGTGCTACTTGTCGTGTTCGTCACGCGGATCAATCGGAACTTGCGAGACCGTGATGCGCGCCTCGCGGCCATGCGCCAGCGCGCGGCGGAAGAAAGCCATATTGTCCGTATGGGTCTTCTTGCGTCGGGTGCCGCCCATGAACTTGGAACGCCACTTTCCTCGATCTCGGTGCTGCTGAGCGACTGGCGGCGTATGCCGGAGCTGGCCTCCCATCCGGATCTCATCGAGGACATCGCCGAAATGGAGTCCTCGCTGAAGCGCTGCAAGGCAATTGTGACTGGGATTCTCGTCTCGGCGGGCGAGGCGCGGGGTGAAGGGTCGGCTGCGACCACGGTTCATAAATTCGTGAACGGGCTCGCGGAAGAGTGGTCCAGCACCCGCTCCAAGAACACGCTTCATATTAAGAACGAATTCGGGGCCGATCTTGCGATCGTGTCCGATGCTGCGCTCAAGCAGGTCGTCTTTAATGTCCTCGACAATGCGCTGGAGGCGTCTCCGGGATGGATCGAGCTTGCTGCCGGACGCTCGGGCGACGCGCTCGTGCTCGCTATCAGCGATGTCGGTCCCGGCTTCTCGTCGGAGACGCTGGCGCAGCTCGGCAAGCCTTACAACTCCAGCAAGGGGCGCCCGGGCGGCGGCCTCGGGCTGTTTCTTGTTGTCAATGTCATCCGCAAGCTGGGGGGCAAGGTCTCGGCGGAAAATCGGGCGGATGGCGGCGCGCGCGTGACCCTTACGTTGCCGCTGGCCACGCTCGCGATCGGAGGCGGCGA